In a single window of the Gemmatimonadota bacterium genome:
- a CDS encoding M28 family peptidase — protein sequence MRSRLSLATASFLLLAVACGRDTSSSLPREFDGAAALKSVETQVAFGPRIPGTAPHAAMAHWLDSLVRTKTDSVVLQRWWHHPAVGDSIEMINVIARVNPAATNRVLYLAHWDTRPRSDGPTSIDKVAPVPGANDGGSGVAVLLGVLDALKKQPTTVGVDLVFLDGEDYGFFGPPRVDVLIGSEYYAKNPIVAEKPSFAVLWDMVGDKDLRIPKEPGSQVAAPDVVDRVWSVAAQMGYGHIFVDASYGGPITDDHTPLIAAGFKAIDIIDIDYGSWHTKHDTPDKLSKAALEAVGNVAVGVIRGATK from the coding sequence ATGCGCTCCAGGCTCTCGCTCGCTACCGCCTCTTTTCTGTTGCTTGCCGTGGCCTGTGGCCGCGACACCAGCAGTTCGCTGCCACGTGAATTTGATGGTGCCGCCGCGCTCAAGTCGGTCGAGACGCAGGTCGCCTTCGGCCCACGGATTCCAGGCACGGCCCCGCACGCGGCGATGGCACACTGGCTCGACTCGCTGGTCCGCACCAAGACCGACTCGGTTGTGCTGCAGCGCTGGTGGCATCACCCGGCCGTGGGCGATTCGATCGAGATGATCAACGTGATCGCGCGAGTGAATCCGGCGGCCACCAATCGCGTGCTCTATCTGGCGCACTGGGATACCCGGCCGCGCTCCGATGGCCCGACCTCGATCGACAAGGTGGCGCCGGTGCCGGGCGCCAACGATGGCGGCTCTGGTGTCGCCGTACTCCTCGGCGTGCTTGATGCGCTCAAGAAGCAGCCCACCACGGTGGGCGTCGATCTCGTCTTCCTCGATGGCGAGGACTACGGCTTCTTCGGCCCGCCGCGCGTCGATGTGCTGATCGGATCGGAGTATTACGCGAAGAATCCGATCGTGGCCGAGAAGCCGAGCTTCGCGGTGCTCTGGGATATGGTGGGTGACAAGGATCTGCGGATTCCGAAGGAGCCCGGCTCGCAGGTCGCCGCGCCCGACGTGGTCGATCGCGTCTGGAGTGTTGCGGCGCAGATGGGGTACGGCCACATCTTCGTCGATGCGTCGTACGGTGGCCCGATCACCGACGATCACACGCCGCTCATCGCCGCCGGCTTCAAGGCGATCGACATCATCGATATCGATTACGGCTCCTGGCACACCAAGCACGACACCCCCGACAAGCTCAGCAAGGCGGCGCTCGAGGCAGTGGGCAATGTCGCCGTCGGTGTGATTCGCGGCGCCACCAAGTAA
- a CDS encoding helix-hairpin-helix domain-containing protein encodes MSPAERRSLTILLALGVAGHLIRAVSGAANVPAPVSLGLDPAADGNPLAHRDSARALARPIDATERIDVERATPPELARLPGVGPALAKRIVADRQIHGAFGGIAGLDRVAGIGPAMLRRLAPHLSFGGVVADTQAVGGDPIVDLNRAGVAELDALPGIGEGRARAIVAFRDSAGQFRQVTDLIRVRGFSLALIGRLAARLVVR; translated from the coding sequence ATGTCTCCCGCCGAGCGCAGGTCGCTCACGATTCTCCTCGCCCTCGGGGTGGCCGGACACCTGATCCGCGCCGTCTCGGGGGCCGCGAACGTTCCGGCTCCGGTGTCGCTCGGGCTCGATCCGGCCGCCGATGGCAACCCGCTCGCCCATCGTGACTCGGCCCGGGCCCTCGCCCGGCCCATCGACGCGACCGAACGGATCGACGTGGAACGGGCGACGCCCCCCGAGCTCGCGCGGCTTCCCGGGGTCGGCCCCGCCCTCGCCAAACGGATCGTGGCGGATCGCCAGATTCACGGTGCGTTCGGCGGCATCGCGGGGCTCGACCGGGTGGCCGGCATCGGCCCGGCAATGCTTCGCCGCCTCGCGCCGCATCTATCCTTTGGTGGCGTCGTGGCCGATACTCAGGCCGTCGGCGGTGATCCCATTGTCGACCTGAACCGCGCCGGCGTGGCGGAATTGGACGCCTTGCCGGGGATCGGGGAGGGTCGAGCTCGCGCCATCGTGGCATTTCGCGATAGCGCAGGGCAATTTCGCCAAGTCACTGACCTGATCCGGGTCCGTGGCTTCTCCCTGGCCCTGATCGGCCGACTCGCCGCTCGACTCGTGGTTCGGTGA